Proteins encoded together in one Mastacembelus armatus chromosome 15, fMasArm1.2, whole genome shotgun sequence window:
- the comtd1 gene encoding catechol O-methyltransferase domain-containing protein 1, whose protein sequence is MTADIKMLFCIGFAVVLTGVAKSVCIGKSHSEGKDDPVLQYVVNNSLREHPVLTKLSLRTMEDPLSRMMVSSEQAQLMANLIKLINATKAIEIGMYTGYNALSMALAMPENGNVVACEIEETYVNISRPFFEEAEVENKIDVRLQIATKTLDDLIAAGEAGTYDFVFIDADKLNYDNYYEKSLELMRKGGIIAIDNVLWGGRVVNPDPNDLTSQGLDALNKKLHKDQRIDLSMLTVGDGLTLAIKR, encoded by the exons ATGACTGCAgacattaaaatgcttttttgcaTTGGATTTGCTGTTGTACTGACAG GTGTGGCAAAGTCAGTCTGCATTGGGAAGAGCCACAGTGAGGGGAAGGATGATCCTGTGCTGCAGTATGTAGTTAACAACTCACTTCGGGAGCATCCAGTCCTCACCAAACTCAGCCTG AGAACCATGGAAGACCCATTGAGCAGGATGATGGTTTCCAGTGAACAAGCCCAGCTGATGGCAAATCTCATTAAACTGATCAATGCAACTAAAGCCATTGAAATTG GAATGTACACGGGGTACAATGCACTGAGTATGGCCTTGGCCATGCCAGAGAATGGAAACGTGGTAGCATGTGAGATAGAAGAAACCTACGTGAACATCAGCAGACCATTTTTTGAAGAG GCTGAAGTCGAAAATAAAATCGATGTACGACTTCAAATAGCCACGAAGACGCTTG ATGATCTGATAGCAGCCGGGGAAGCTGGAACATATGACTTTGTATTCATCGACGCAGATAAATTGAACTATGACAACTATTATGAGAAGTCGCTTGAGCTCATGCGAAAAGGGGGCATCATTGCAATTGACAAT gtGCTGTGGGGTGGAAGGGTCGTGAATCCTGATCCCAATGACCTCACCTCCCAGGGACTGGATGCTCTCAATAAGAAGCTACACAAGGACCAGAGGATCGATCTGAGCATGCTCACCGTGGGCGACGGGCTGACCCTTGCTATTAAACGCTGA